In Lacerta agilis isolate rLacAgi1 chromosome 1, rLacAgi1.pri, whole genome shotgun sequence, the following proteins share a genomic window:
- the MOK gene encoding MAPK/MAK/MRK overlapping kinase isoform X4 has protein sequence MKPALLLPQSIGEGGEYKTIGKIGEGTFSDVLKVQNFKDGQYYACKQMKQHFESIDHVNSMREIQALRRLNPHPNILTLHEVIFDKKAGAVALICELMDMNIYELIKGRKKPFPEGKIMNYMYQLCKSLDHMHRNGLFHRDVKPENILIKQDLLKLGDFGSCRSIHSKQPYTEYISTRWYRAPECLLTDGYYSYKMDMWSAGCVFYEIASFHPLFPGSNELDQISKIHDIVGTPPKKILNKFKQSRVMSFDFPIRKGKGISPFMPSLSNKSLTLMYAMIQYDPDERICAHEALQHPYFRELRLAEKQALTIRRRMRLAENPLERETLSLRRISKEDQRQSERQTEFKSPVKHYHLPALGRRGGY, from the exons atgaaGCCCGCCCTGCTGCTGCCGCAGTCAATAGGAGAGGGCGGAG AATATAAAACGATTGGTAAGATTGGCGAGGGAACATTTTCTGATGTTCTGAAGGTACAAAATTTCAAAGATGGACAATATTATGCATGTAAACAAATgaaacagcattttgaaag TATCGACCACGTGAACAGTATGAGAGAGATACAAGCACTAAGGCGACTGAATCCACATCCAAATATCCTCACGTTGCATGAAGTGATATT tgaCAAGAAAGCCGGTGCTGTGGCTTTGATATGTGAACTCATGGACATGAACATTTATGAACTGATCAAAG GGAGGAAAAAACCATTTCCCGAAGGAAAAATAATGAATTATATGTATCAGTTATGCAAGTCTCTTGATCACATGCACAG GAATGGGTTATTTCACAGAGATGTAAAACCAGAAAACATATTAATAAAG CAGGATCTTCTGAAGCTTGGAGATTTTGGTTCCTGCAGAAGTATACACTCCAAACAGCCTTATACAGAGTACATCTCTACGCGCTGGTACAGGGCACCTGAATGTCTTCTCACAGATGGGTACTACAGTTATAAAATGGACATGTGGAGTGCTGGCTGTGTGTTCTACGAAATTGCAAG TTTCCACCCACTCTTTCCTGGATCTAATGAACTGGACCAAATATCAAAAATCCATGATATTGTAGGTACTCCTCCCAAGAAGATTCTTAATAAGTTCAAACA GTCACGAGTGATGAGCTTTGATTTTCCcatcagaaaaggaaaaggaatctcTCCATTTATGCCTAGCTTGTCAAACAAGAGCCTAACTCTTATGTATGCAATGATACAATATGATCCTGACGAGAGGATCTGTGCCCATGAAGCCCTACAGCACCCTTACTTCAGAGAATTAAG GTTGGCAGAGAAACAAGCTTTGACCATACGCAGAAGAATGAGATTAGCAGAAAACCCATTAGAAAGGGAGACTCTCAGCTTGCGTCGTATTTCAAAGGAGGATCAAAGGCAG TCTGAAAGACAGACGGAATTTAAATCTCCTGTGAAACACTACCACTTGCCTGCTCTGGGAAGAAGAGGTGGTTACTGA
- the MOK gene encoding MAPK/MAK/MRK overlapping kinase isoform X1 — MKPALLLPQSIGEGGEYKTIGKIGEGTFSDVLKVQNFKDGQYYACKQMKQHFESIDHVNSMREIQALRRLNPHPNILTLHEVIFDKKAGAVALICELMDMNIYELIKGRKKPFPEGKIMNYMYQLCKSLDHMHRNGLFHRDVKPENILIKQDLLKLGDFGSCRSIHSKQPYTEYISTRWYRAPECLLTDGYYSYKMDMWSAGCVFYEIASFHPLFPGSNELDQISKIHDIVGTPPKKILNKFKQSRVMSFDFPIRKGKGISPFMPSLSNKSLTLMYAMIQYDPDERICAHEALQHPYFRELRLAEKQALTIRRRMRLAENPLERETLSLRRISKEDQRQNFLRRAQENPLGRRGFPYSVELPKLAVPEVTNLTSYPNPPFQSVFPLPATNGQVQVLHPITYFGTHCKSERQTEFKSPVKHYHLPALGRRGGY; from the exons atgaaGCCCGCCCTGCTGCTGCCGCAGTCAATAGGAGAGGGCGGAG AATATAAAACGATTGGTAAGATTGGCGAGGGAACATTTTCTGATGTTCTGAAGGTACAAAATTTCAAAGATGGACAATATTATGCATGTAAACAAATgaaacagcattttgaaag TATCGACCACGTGAACAGTATGAGAGAGATACAAGCACTAAGGCGACTGAATCCACATCCAAATATCCTCACGTTGCATGAAGTGATATT tgaCAAGAAAGCCGGTGCTGTGGCTTTGATATGTGAACTCATGGACATGAACATTTATGAACTGATCAAAG GGAGGAAAAAACCATTTCCCGAAGGAAAAATAATGAATTATATGTATCAGTTATGCAAGTCTCTTGATCACATGCACAG GAATGGGTTATTTCACAGAGATGTAAAACCAGAAAACATATTAATAAAG CAGGATCTTCTGAAGCTTGGAGATTTTGGTTCCTGCAGAAGTATACACTCCAAACAGCCTTATACAGAGTACATCTCTACGCGCTGGTACAGGGCACCTGAATGTCTTCTCACAGATGGGTACTACAGTTATAAAATGGACATGTGGAGTGCTGGCTGTGTGTTCTACGAAATTGCAAG TTTCCACCCACTCTTTCCTGGATCTAATGAACTGGACCAAATATCAAAAATCCATGATATTGTAGGTACTCCTCCCAAGAAGATTCTTAATAAGTTCAAACA GTCACGAGTGATGAGCTTTGATTTTCCcatcagaaaaggaaaaggaatctcTCCATTTATGCCTAGCTTGTCAAACAAGAGCCTAACTCTTATGTATGCAATGATACAATATGATCCTGACGAGAGGATCTGTGCCCATGAAGCCCTACAGCACCCTTACTTCAGAGAATTAAG GTTGGCAGAGAAACAAGCTTTGACCATACGCAGAAGAATGAGATTAGCAGAAAACCCATTAGAAAGGGAGACTCTCAGCTTGCGTCGTATTTCAAAGGAGGATCAAAGGCAG aactttCTTAGGAGAGCCCAAGAGAATCCACTGGGACGTCGTGGATTTCCCTATTCAGTGGAGTTGCCCAAACTGGCTGTTCCTGAAGTAACCAACTTGACTTCTTACCCTAATCCTCCATTTCAGTCAGTTTTTCCTCTCCCAGCAACCAACGGGCAAGTCCAAGTGTTACACCCCATAACATATTTTGGGACACACTGCAAG TCTGAAAGACAGACGGAATTTAAATCTCCTGTGAAACACTACCACTTGCCTGCTCTGGGAAGAAGAGGTGGTTACTGA
- the MOK gene encoding MAPK/MAK/MRK overlapping kinase isoform X5 encodes MKPALLLPQSIGEGGEYKTIGKIGEGTFSDVLKVQNFKDGQYYACKQMKQHFESIDHVNSMREIQALRRLNPHPNILTLHEVIFDKKAGAVALICELMDMNIYELIKGRKKPFPEGKIMNYMYQLCKSLDHMHRNGLFHRDVKPENILIKQDLLKLGDFGSCRSIHSKQPYTEYISTRWYRAPECLLTDGYYSYKMDMWSAGCVFYEIASFHPLFPGSNELDQISKIHDIVGTPPKKILNKFKQSRVMSFDFPIRKGKGISPFMPSLSNKSLTLMYAMIQYDPDERICAHEALQHPYFRELRLAEKQALTIRRRMRLAENPLERETLSLRRISKEDQSLKDRRNLNLL; translated from the exons atgaaGCCCGCCCTGCTGCTGCCGCAGTCAATAGGAGAGGGCGGAG AATATAAAACGATTGGTAAGATTGGCGAGGGAACATTTTCTGATGTTCTGAAGGTACAAAATTTCAAAGATGGACAATATTATGCATGTAAACAAATgaaacagcattttgaaag TATCGACCACGTGAACAGTATGAGAGAGATACAAGCACTAAGGCGACTGAATCCACATCCAAATATCCTCACGTTGCATGAAGTGATATT tgaCAAGAAAGCCGGTGCTGTGGCTTTGATATGTGAACTCATGGACATGAACATTTATGAACTGATCAAAG GGAGGAAAAAACCATTTCCCGAAGGAAAAATAATGAATTATATGTATCAGTTATGCAAGTCTCTTGATCACATGCACAG GAATGGGTTATTTCACAGAGATGTAAAACCAGAAAACATATTAATAAAG CAGGATCTTCTGAAGCTTGGAGATTTTGGTTCCTGCAGAAGTATACACTCCAAACAGCCTTATACAGAGTACATCTCTACGCGCTGGTACAGGGCACCTGAATGTCTTCTCACAGATGGGTACTACAGTTATAAAATGGACATGTGGAGTGCTGGCTGTGTGTTCTACGAAATTGCAAG TTTCCACCCACTCTTTCCTGGATCTAATGAACTGGACCAAATATCAAAAATCCATGATATTGTAGGTACTCCTCCCAAGAAGATTCTTAATAAGTTCAAACA GTCACGAGTGATGAGCTTTGATTTTCCcatcagaaaaggaaaaggaatctcTCCATTTATGCCTAGCTTGTCAAACAAGAGCCTAACTCTTATGTATGCAATGATACAATATGATCCTGACGAGAGGATCTGTGCCCATGAAGCCCTACAGCACCCTTACTTCAGAGAATTAAG GTTGGCAGAGAAACAAGCTTTGACCATACGCAGAAGAATGAGATTAGCAGAAAACCCATTAGAAAGGGAGACTCTCAGCTTGCGTCGTATTTCAAAGGAGGATCAAAG TCTGAAAGACAGACGGAATTTAAATCTCCTGTGA
- the MOK gene encoding MAPK/MAK/MRK overlapping kinase isoform X3, producing the protein MNKYKTIGKIGEGTFSDVLKVQNFKDGQYYACKQMKQHFESIDHVNSMREIQALRRLNPHPNILTLHEVIFDKKAGAVALICELMDMNIYELIKGRKKPFPEGKIMNYMYQLCKSLDHMHRNGLFHRDVKPENILIKQDLLKLGDFGSCRSIHSKQPYTEYISTRWYRAPECLLTDGYYSYKMDMWSAGCVFYEIASFHPLFPGSNELDQISKIHDIVGTPPKKILNKFKQSRVMSFDFPIRKGKGISPFMPSLSNKSLTLMYAMIQYDPDERICAHEALQHPYFRELRLAEKQALTIRRRMRLAENPLERETLSLRRISKEDQRQNFLRRAQENPLGRRGFPYSVELPKLAVPEVTNLTSYPNPPFQSVFPLPATNGQVQVLHPITYFGTHCKSERQTEFKSPVKHYHLPALGRRGGY; encoded by the exons ATGAACA AATATAAAACGATTGGTAAGATTGGCGAGGGAACATTTTCTGATGTTCTGAAGGTACAAAATTTCAAAGATGGACAATATTATGCATGTAAACAAATgaaacagcattttgaaag TATCGACCACGTGAACAGTATGAGAGAGATACAAGCACTAAGGCGACTGAATCCACATCCAAATATCCTCACGTTGCATGAAGTGATATT tgaCAAGAAAGCCGGTGCTGTGGCTTTGATATGTGAACTCATGGACATGAACATTTATGAACTGATCAAAG GGAGGAAAAAACCATTTCCCGAAGGAAAAATAATGAATTATATGTATCAGTTATGCAAGTCTCTTGATCACATGCACAG GAATGGGTTATTTCACAGAGATGTAAAACCAGAAAACATATTAATAAAG CAGGATCTTCTGAAGCTTGGAGATTTTGGTTCCTGCAGAAGTATACACTCCAAACAGCCTTATACAGAGTACATCTCTACGCGCTGGTACAGGGCACCTGAATGTCTTCTCACAGATGGGTACTACAGTTATAAAATGGACATGTGGAGTGCTGGCTGTGTGTTCTACGAAATTGCAAG TTTCCACCCACTCTTTCCTGGATCTAATGAACTGGACCAAATATCAAAAATCCATGATATTGTAGGTACTCCTCCCAAGAAGATTCTTAATAAGTTCAAACA GTCACGAGTGATGAGCTTTGATTTTCCcatcagaaaaggaaaaggaatctcTCCATTTATGCCTAGCTTGTCAAACAAGAGCCTAACTCTTATGTATGCAATGATACAATATGATCCTGACGAGAGGATCTGTGCCCATGAAGCCCTACAGCACCCTTACTTCAGAGAATTAAG GTTGGCAGAGAAACAAGCTTTGACCATACGCAGAAGAATGAGATTAGCAGAAAACCCATTAGAAAGGGAGACTCTCAGCTTGCGTCGTATTTCAAAGGAGGATCAAAGGCAG aactttCTTAGGAGAGCCCAAGAGAATCCACTGGGACGTCGTGGATTTCCCTATTCAGTGGAGTTGCCCAAACTGGCTGTTCCTGAAGTAACCAACTTGACTTCTTACCCTAATCCTCCATTTCAGTCAGTTTTTCCTCTCCCAGCAACCAACGGGCAAGTCCAAGTGTTACACCCCATAACATATTTTGGGACACACTGCAAG TCTGAAAGACAGACGGAATTTAAATCTCCTGTGAAACACTACCACTTGCCTGCTCTGGGAAGAAGAGGTGGTTACTGA
- the MOK gene encoding MAPK/MAK/MRK overlapping kinase isoform X2, with protein MYGRRLNQIREDREYKTIGKIGEGTFSDVLKVQNFKDGQYYACKQMKQHFESIDHVNSMREIQALRRLNPHPNILTLHEVIFDKKAGAVALICELMDMNIYELIKGRKKPFPEGKIMNYMYQLCKSLDHMHRNGLFHRDVKPENILIKQDLLKLGDFGSCRSIHSKQPYTEYISTRWYRAPECLLTDGYYSYKMDMWSAGCVFYEIASFHPLFPGSNELDQISKIHDIVGTPPKKILNKFKQSRVMSFDFPIRKGKGISPFMPSLSNKSLTLMYAMIQYDPDERICAHEALQHPYFRELRLAEKQALTIRRRMRLAENPLERETLSLRRISKEDQRQNFLRRAQENPLGRRGFPYSVELPKLAVPEVTNLTSYPNPPFQSVFPLPATNGQVQVLHPITYFGTHCKSERQTEFKSPVKHYHLPALGRRGGY; from the exons ATGTATGGGAGACGACTAAATCAAATTAGAGAGGACAGAG AATATAAAACGATTGGTAAGATTGGCGAGGGAACATTTTCTGATGTTCTGAAGGTACAAAATTTCAAAGATGGACAATATTATGCATGTAAACAAATgaaacagcattttgaaag TATCGACCACGTGAACAGTATGAGAGAGATACAAGCACTAAGGCGACTGAATCCACATCCAAATATCCTCACGTTGCATGAAGTGATATT tgaCAAGAAAGCCGGTGCTGTGGCTTTGATATGTGAACTCATGGACATGAACATTTATGAACTGATCAAAG GGAGGAAAAAACCATTTCCCGAAGGAAAAATAATGAATTATATGTATCAGTTATGCAAGTCTCTTGATCACATGCACAG GAATGGGTTATTTCACAGAGATGTAAAACCAGAAAACATATTAATAAAG CAGGATCTTCTGAAGCTTGGAGATTTTGGTTCCTGCAGAAGTATACACTCCAAACAGCCTTATACAGAGTACATCTCTACGCGCTGGTACAGGGCACCTGAATGTCTTCTCACAGATGGGTACTACAGTTATAAAATGGACATGTGGAGTGCTGGCTGTGTGTTCTACGAAATTGCAAG TTTCCACCCACTCTTTCCTGGATCTAATGAACTGGACCAAATATCAAAAATCCATGATATTGTAGGTACTCCTCCCAAGAAGATTCTTAATAAGTTCAAACA GTCACGAGTGATGAGCTTTGATTTTCCcatcagaaaaggaaaaggaatctcTCCATTTATGCCTAGCTTGTCAAACAAGAGCCTAACTCTTATGTATGCAATGATACAATATGATCCTGACGAGAGGATCTGTGCCCATGAAGCCCTACAGCACCCTTACTTCAGAGAATTAAG GTTGGCAGAGAAACAAGCTTTGACCATACGCAGAAGAATGAGATTAGCAGAAAACCCATTAGAAAGGGAGACTCTCAGCTTGCGTCGTATTTCAAAGGAGGATCAAAGGCAG aactttCTTAGGAGAGCCCAAGAGAATCCACTGGGACGTCGTGGATTTCCCTATTCAGTGGAGTTGCCCAAACTGGCTGTTCCTGAAGTAACCAACTTGACTTCTTACCCTAATCCTCCATTTCAGTCAGTTTTTCCTCTCCCAGCAACCAACGGGCAAGTCCAAGTGTTACACCCCATAACATATTTTGGGACACACTGCAAG TCTGAAAGACAGACGGAATTTAAATCTCCTGTGAAACACTACCACTTGCCTGCTCTGGGAAGAAGAGGTGGTTACTGA
- the WDR20 gene encoding WD repeat-containing protein 20 isoform X2, which produces MYLYNVEHNCGTTAPHYQLLKQGESFAVHTCKSKSTRNPLLKWTVGEGALNEFAFSPDGKFLACVSQDGFLRVFNFDSVELHGTMKSYFGGLLCACWSPDGKYIVTGGEDDLVTVWSFVDCRVIARGHGHKSWVSVVAFDPYTTSVEESDPMEFSGSDEDFQDLLHFGRDRANSTQSRLSKRNSTDSRPVSVTYRFGSVGQDTQLCLWDLTEDILFPHQPLSRARTHTNVMNATSPPAGSGGANPGSNGNSITTPGNSVPPPLPRSNSLPHSAVSNSGSKSSVMDGAIASGVSKFATLSLHDRKERHHEKDHKRNHSMGHISSKSSDKLNLVTKTKTDPAKTLGTPLCPRMEEVPLLEPLICKKIAHERLTVLIFLEDCIVTACQEGFICTWARPGKVGLLPSQNQANSPSGTVV; this is translated from the exons ATGTACTTGTATAATGTGGAGCACAATTGTGGTACCACAGCCCCACACTATCAGCTGCTTAAACAAGGAGAAAGTTTTGCAGTCCATACATGCAAGAGCAAATCTACACGAAACCCTTTGCTTAAATGGACAGTAGGTGAGGGGGCCCTGAACGAATTTGCTTTTTCCCCAGATGGGAAATTCTTGGCATGTgtaagccaggatggctttcttCGTGTATTTAACTTTGATTCTGTGGAGTTGCACGGTACAATGAAAAGCTACTTTGGAGGGCTGCTGTGCGCATGTTGGAGCCCCGATGGCAAATACATCGTAACAGGAGGAGAAGATGACTTAGTGACTGTCTGGTCTTTTGTGGACTGCCGAGTGATAGCTAGAGGCCACGGACACAAATCCTGGGTCAGCGTCGTGGCCTTCGATCCGTATACCACTAGCGTAGAAGAAAGCGATCCAATGGAATTTAGTGGCAGCGACGAGGACTTCCAAGACCTTCTTCATTTTGGAAGGGATCGAGCAAACAGCACGCAGTCTAGGCTATCTAAAAGGAACTCTACGGACAGTCGTCCAGTAAGTGTAACATACAGGTTTGGTTCAGTGGGCCAGGACACGCAGCTATGCTTATGGGACCTAACAGAAGATATCCTCTTCCCACACCAACCCCTCTCGAGAGCAAGGACACACACAAATGTCATGAATGCAACCAGCCCACCTGCAGGAAGCGGTGGAGCTAATCCAGGCAGTAATGGAAACAGCATCACAACACCTGGGAACTCTGTGCCCCCTCCTCTTCCACGGTCCAATAGCCTTCCACATTCTGCCGTCTCCAATTCTGGCAGTAAAAGCAGTGTCATGGACGGCGCCATTGCCTCTGGCGTTAGTAAGTTTGCAACCTTATCACTACATGATCGGAAGGAGAGGCACCATGAAAAAGACCACAAGCGAAACCATAGTATGGGACATATATCTAGTAAGAGCAGTGACAAACTGAACCTAGTTACTAAAACCAAAACAGACCCAGCAAAAACTTTGGGAACGCCCCTGTGTCCCAGAATGGAGGAAGTTCCTTTGTTAGAGCCTCTTATCTGTAAAAAGATAGCACACGAAAGACTGActgtgttaatttttcttgaaGACTGTATAGTCACTGCTTGTCAGGAGGGATTTATTTGCACATGGGCAAGGCCTGGTAAAGTG GGTTTATTGCCATCCCAAAACCAGGCCAATTCTCCAAGTGGAACTGTAGTATAG